From the Streptomyces sp. SN-593 genome, the window AGGTGCTGGCACAGGCGAGCGGCGCCGACTACGACCGGGTCGGCGAGCTGTGGCGGCTGGCGGAGAAGGCGAGCACCGGTGGCGGCGACCGCGGTCGCGGGCGGGCGGTGCCGAACCCCGACCCCCTCGACCCGCTCGCCGAGTCGGAGGGGCTTCCGGGCCGCCACCGGCAGTTCCTGCTGCTGGGCACCATCGCCCTGCTCGCGGTGGGCGCGCTGGTGGCGGTCCTGCTCACCGCCGGGCCGAGCACCGGCCGGGCCCCCGCGGGTCAGGCGAACCCGACGTTCTCCGCGTCCGGGGGACCGGGCACCGCCACGCCGTCCCACGGCGGTACGGACGGCACCCCGCGGCAGCCGGGCAGCGGCAGCGGCAGCGGCACAGCCGGCGTCACCGGATCGAGTGACCCGGACACCGACGGCGGGGACCGGCCCCTCACGAGTGGCGCCGACCCGGAGGCCCACGGCGCCGGCCGGAGCGGGACGACGGCGGGGTCGGCGGGCACGGCCGGCCCCGTCAACGCCGGTGCGGCGGGCGGCCGGACGAGGGGGGCCGGCACGCCGTCCACGGTCGGCCCGACCGGAGGCAGCGCCGCGAGCGGGCCGGCCGCGGGCGGCGGCGGGACCTCGGCCGGCGCCTCCGCGGCGCCCCCCTCCGCCCCGCCGCCCACCACTCCCGCCGGCCCGAGCCCGTCGCCCTCCCCGACCCGCTCCTCCCTCTGCCTGGGCCTGGTCCTCCTCGGCGTGTGCCTCGGCTGACGGCGCCACGCGGCCCGAGGCGCGCCCGTGGGAACCCGCGCCCCCGGGGCCGAACACACGCGCCCTCGTACGCCCGTGGCTGTGCGCCCGGGGCCGTACGCGCGCCCGTACGCCCGGGTCCGGCCGCACCTCTCGGTGACCCGGGCCACAGGAGGCCGCGTCATCTCCGCGCGCGGCGCGCGATAGCCTGGCAAGCGGCTCTCTTGACGCCGAGAGATCCACGTTCGGGGCCGCTCGGGCCACTGCCGGGGCGACCGAGTACCCGCCAGTACCACCCGCAGCACCACCCGAAGCAGAAGGCCAGGAGAAGGCAATGACTCGCACTCCCGTCAACGTCACCGTCACCGGAGCGGCCGGCCAGATCGGCTACGCGCTCCTCTTCCGTATCGCCTCGGGCCACCTCCTCGGCGCGGACGTGCCGGTGAAGCTCCGGCTGCTGGAGATCCCGCAGGGCCTCAAGGCCGCCGAGGGCACCGCCATGGAGCTGGACGACGCCGCCTTCCCGCTGCTGCGCGGCATCGAGATCACCGACGACCCGAACGTGGCCTTCGACGGCGCCAACGTGGCGCTGCTGGTCGGTGCCCGCCCCCGCACCAAGGGCATGGAGCGCGGTGACCTGCTGGAGGCCAACGGCGGCATCTTCAAGCCGCAGGGCAAGGCGATCAACGACCACGCGGCCGACGACATCAAGGTCCTGGTCGTCGGCAACCCCGCCAACACCAACGCCCTGATCGCGAAGTCCGCGGCCCCCGACGTGCCCGCCGACCGCTTCACCGCGATGACCCGGCTGGACCACAACCGCGCGGTCGGCCAGCTCGCGAAGAAGACCGGTGCCGCCGTCGCGGACATCAAGCGCGTCACGATCTGGGGCAACCACTCCGCCACGCAGTACCCGGACGTCTTCCACGCGGAGATCGGCGGCAAGAACGCGGCCGAGGTGATCGGCGACGAGCAGTGGCTCGCCGACACCTTCATCCCGACCGTCGCCAAGCGCGGCGCGGCCATCATCGAGGCGCGCGGCGCCTCCTCCGCCGCCTCGGCCGCGTCCGCCGCCCTCGACCACGTCCACACCTGGGTGAACGGCACCGCGGACGGCGACTGGACCTCCATGGGCATCGTCTCCGACGGCTCCTACGACGTCCCGGCCGGGCTGATCTCCTCCTTCCCGGTGACCACGAAGAACGGCACGTACGAGATCGTCCAGGGCCTGGACGTCAACGCCTTCTCCCGGCCGCGCATCGACGCGTCGGTCCAGGAGCTGGTGGAGGAGCGCGACGCGGTGCGCGCCCTCGGCCTGATCTGAGCCCCGCGTCCTGTCCGGGCCCGACGCGTCGGGCCCCGCGGCCCCGCCCCTCACTCAGGTGAGCGGCGGGGCCGCGCGCGTGCCGGGCGCGTGCCGGGCGCCCGGCGCCGTACCCGTCGTCGCACGCCCGCCGGGATGGCGGGACGGCCCTCAGCCGCGGAACACGGCCCTCAGCCGCAGAACTCCGCCAGCACCTCGCACAGCCGGTCCAGCGCGCCGCCGAAGGCGTGGTCGGGCGGGGTGGCGTAGCCGATCACCAGCGCGGGGCGGTCGGCGCGCGCGCCCAGCAGGTCCAACCCGCCCAGCGCCAGGCCGCGTTGCCGGGCGCGGCCGGTCAGCTCCTCCAACGGGCCCGCGGTGGCGGGCAGTTCGACGACGGCGTGCAGCCCGGCGGCGATGCCGGAGACCCGTACCGACGGCACCCGCTCGCCGAGCGCGGCCACCAGCCGGTCCCGGCGCGCCCGGTAGCGCAGCCGCATCCGCCGCACGTGCCGGTCGTGGGCACCGGACCCGATGAACTCCGCCAGCGTCAACTGGTCGATCACCGGGGAGTGGTGGTCGGCCATGCGCTTCTCCCGCACCACCGCGTCCACCAGGTCCGGCGGCACCGCGAGCCAGGCCAGCCGCAGTCCGGGCGCCAGGCTCTTGCTCGCGGTCCCGGCGTACACGACGTGCTCGGGCGCCAGGCTCTGCAGGGCGCCGACGGGCTGGCGGTCGTAGCGGAACTCGCCGTCGTAGTCGTCCTCCAGGACCAGGCCGCCCATGGCGCGGGCCCAGTCCACGACCGCGGTCCGCCGCGCGGGGGAGAGGGGGACGCCGGTCGGGAACTGGTGCGCCGGGGTGAGCAGCACCGCGTCCGCCGTGCCGTCGAGGCGGTCCACCACGGCGCCGTCACCGTCCAGCGGCAGCGGCAGCGTGGTGAGCCCGTTCGCGCGCAGCAGCGTGCGGGTGTCGGGGAAGCCCAGCTCCTCCACGGCGATCCGGCGCCCGCCGCGGGCCCGCAGCACCCGGGCGAGCAGGCCGACCGCCTGCACGAAACCGGTGCAGACCACCAGGAGTTCGGGGTCGGCCCGCACCCCCCGGACCCGGGCCAGGTAGGACGCCAGCGCTTCGCGCAGCTCGGGGCGGCCGCGCGGGTCGGAGTAGCCGAACGCCTCGCTCGGCGCCGCGGTCAGCGCCCGGCGGGCGGCGGCGCCCCACGCGGCCCGGGGGAAGGCGGAGACGTCGGGCGAGCCGGGCCACAGCGAGTACGGCAGCCGCACGGCGTCCGGCACCGCCGCGGTGCCGGCGGCGCGCCCGTTCCCGTGCGTGCCCCGGGTGCCGTCCGCCCTCCTGGTTCCGCTGCTGCCCGCGGCCGGGTGCGCGGCCGGGTGCGCGGACCGGCGGGCGGACGGCGGCGCGGGGGCGGCCTGCCGCGCCGCGACCGCCGTGCCCGACCCCTGCCGCGCGGTCAGCCAGCCCTCGGCCACCAGTTGGCCGTACGCGTCGGCGACCGTGTTCCGCGCCAGGCCCAGGTCGCGGGCGAGCGCCCGGCTGGACGGCAGCCGGGTGCCCGGGGCGAGCCTGCCGTCCCGGACCGCCTCGCGCAGCGCCGCCTCCAGGCCCGCGCGGGCCCCGGCGCCGCGCCTCCGCTCGGCCGCGAGGTCGATCAGCAGGTCGTACCCGCCGGACCGGCCCGGCGCGGCGGCCCGGTCCCGCTGTTCCGGCTCGCCCGAAGTGGCCCGTGCGTTCATGCTCCAAGTGGACCACGGGACGGATCCACTTCGTGCCTACCGTGAAGGCATGAGCGCTTCCGAACAGACCGCTTCCGCCCCGTCCGCCCCCTCGCCCGCTCCGGCCGCCCCGACCGCCACTTCGGACGCCTCGGCCGACCCCGCCGTGCCCGCCCCGCCGCGCCGGATCGACCTCAACGCGAAGGCGCCCGACTTCTACCGGGCGATGATCGCCCTGGACGAGGCCGCGTCCGCCGGGCTCGACCCGGTCGTCCGGGAACTGGTCAGGGTGCGCGTCTCGCAGCTCAACGGCTGCGCCTTCTGCGTGGACGCGCACAGTGCGAGCGCCCGCACGCTCGGCGTCACCGAGCAGAAGCTCACCGGGCTGACGGTCTGGCGGGAGACCCCGTTCTTCACCGCCCGCGAGCGCGCCGCCCTCGACCTGGCCGAGGCCGTCACCGCCCTCGGCGCGCACGGGGTGCCCGACGCGGCGTACGACGGCGCCGCCGCGCTCTTCGACGAGGACGAGCTGCCCCGGCTGATCGCGATGTGCGTGACCATGAACGCCTGGAACCGGATCGGCGTGACCAGCCGGCTCAGCCCCCGGACCCGAGCGTGACACCGGCCGTCGGCCGGGGGCCGGCGGCCGCCGCCGGGGTCCCGCCCTCCCCGTAGCGGGCCAGCGCCAGCCCGCCGGCCACCGCGAGCACGAAACCCGCGACGGCCGCGGGCGCCCAGCCGTCCCGGGTCCGGTCGTGCAGCGCGAGCACCCCGACCAGCGCGGGGCCGACCGTCTCGCCCAGCACCATCCCTGCGGTGGCCGCCGTGACCGAGCCCTGCTGAAGCGCCGAGGTGAGCAGCAGGAAGGCGCCGGCGCCCCCGACCAGCAGGGCGTACGACGCCGGGTTCGCCGCCAGCGCCCCGACGGTGACCGGGTCGAGCAGCCGCACCGCGACCTCGACCACGCCGAAGCCGAGCCCCGCGCCCAGGCCGAGCAGCGCGGCCCGGGACCGTTGGGGCAGCCGCGCGGCGGGAACCGCGCCGGCCGCGAGCACCGCGAGCGCCGTCGCCAGCGACGCCCAGCGCAGGGTCGCGTCGCCGTGGCCCGGCCCCTCCCGGCCCGACGCCAGCGCCAGCAGGGCCAGCCCGCCGCACACCGTGGCCACCCCGGCCCACTCCGCGCCGGCGGGCCGCACGTCCAGCAGCGGGCCGGCGAGCACCGCGGTGACCGCCAGGCTCGCGGCCAGCGCGGCGCCCACCGTGTAGACCGGCAGGGCGCGCAGCGCGACCACCTCCAGCACGAAGCCGGCGCCGTCCAGGGCGAGGCCGCCGAGGTAGGGGGCCTGGCGGAGCGCCGCGACGAGCAGGCCCGCGGCGCCGCCGCCCCCGCCCGCCGCTGCCAGCCGGGCGGCCCTGGCCTGGAGGGCGGTGGCCGCGCCGAAACACACCGCGGCGCCGAGCGCCGCCACCAGTCCCGTCACCATCCGCCGATGCTACCCACGCCCCCTGCCCCCCACCGCCGTCCCCGTCCCCACCCCGGCGGGACATCCACCACCCCGCCCGGCCCCGCGGGCGAAGCTTGTCGCGCCGCTCTCCACGTGCTTCCGCTCTCCCCGTGCTTCCGCACGAGAGGAATCCGCAACCGGGCAGCCTGCAATCGGGGAACCCGCAACCTCGGTAGTGTGGCGAACGTGGAACAGCCGGAAGATCATCGACCGTCGGCGTCGGTGGACGAGAAGGTGGGCGCGACGGCCAGCGCCAGTGCGCCCGGCGTACTCGTGACGCGCGTGCGGATCGCCAACTTCCGTTCGATCCCTGCCTGTGACGTGCGGGTCGGGCCGCTGACGGTCATCGCCGGGCCGAACGCGGCCGGCAAGTCGAACTTCCTCGATGCCCTGCGCTTCGTGCGGGACGCCCTCCGTCTTCCACTCGAGCAGGCGCTCGAGTCGCGGGGCGGCCTGGAAGGCGTGCTCCACCGGCCCTCGACCGGTGCCCCTGCGGACTTCTTCCGCATCCAGCTCGATCTGCACGTCCCCGCGGAGGATCCCGACGACGGGTCAGCCAGGGCGGACGCGTCCTACCTGGCGGAAGTAGGAGCGGTCGCCGACGAGGGCGGCCGACCCGGCGTCAGACGCGAGGAGCTGTCCCTCGCCGGTCGAACCCTCTCCCTGACGCCGCAATCGGCGTCCGAGGACCGGCCCCACAACCTGGCTGCGTCGCGCCGCCGTGACGTCGTCCCCTGGCATCTGCGGGCCATGCGGTTCTACGAACTGCACACCCCCGTCCTGCGTGACGTCGATCAGACGCGCCGCTCCCGTGGCGCGTCCCCCCTGGGCGAACAGGGGCAGCACCTGGCCCGGGTACTCAGCGCCCTGGCCCACGGCACACCCGCGGCGAAGGACGTCGTCGACGGCTACATCGCCACCATGATCGAGAACGCGGCCGGGCTGGACGGGAGGGAGATCCCCGAGGCGGATCTTGCGTACGTCGTCGGGCGCTTCCTGGAGGACGGACGGCAGAAGGAGGTCGACCGGAGGTCGCTCTCCGACGGCACCCTGCGGCTGGCCGGTGTCCTGGCCGCCCTCTACCAGCCGCGCGCGCTGGCCGGCTCCATCCCCCTCGTCGGCATCGAGGAACCGGAGATCTCCCTGCATCCGCCGATGCTGGGCGCCCTGTACGACGCGCTGGCGGGCGCGTCGCAGAACACCCAGGTCATGGTGACCACCCAGAGCGCCGACCTGCTGGACAACCCCGCGGCTGATCCCGATCACCTGCTGGTCGTCCGCGACGAGGGTCACGGCAGCGTCATCGGGCCGATCGACGAGACCGGCCGCCGTCTGCTGGCCGATGGCGTGCTGTCCCTTCCCGAGTTGCTGCGCAGCGGGGAGATGCGGCCACAGGAGGGCAGCGGGCGGTGAACGGCTCCTACCCGGTGATCGCACCGGTGGTGGAGGGTCACGGGGAGGAGCGAGCCCTCCAGGGCCTGCTGCACCGGCTCGTCCCGCACCTGCACGAGGGCGCCTATGCCGACATCCAGCAGCCGTACCGCCTTCCGCGGGACCGCATGCTCAGGCCGGACCACCTCGCGCAGGCACTCACCGTCGTCACGGCCCGCCGGCCGTCTCCCACCGCTGTCCTCGTCCTTCTCGACGCCGACGACGACTGCGCCGTGGAGCTGTCCGCCCGGGTACGGGACCTGGCGCGCGAGAGCCACGGCCACGTTCCCCTGACGGCGATCGTGGCCGTGCGAGAGTTCGAGGCGTGGTTCCTCGCCGGGGCCTCCGGGCTGGCCGGGCACATGGGACTGCCCCACGACCTCGTCCCGCCGCCCGACCCGGAGGCCGTTCGGGGCGCGAAGGAATGGCTGTCGGACCGGATGCCTCCCGGCATCACCTACCGGCCGCCGGCGCACCAGCCGTCCTTCGCCCAGCGCTTCGACCTGGAGGCGGCCCGGGCCGGGGCTCCGTCCTTCGACAAGTTCTGCCGTGAAGTGGCGCGCCTGCTCGGCTGATCAGGCCCGAGGCCGCGGGGTCAGGTGAGGGCGTCGTGGAGGCGGGCGAGGGACCAGTCGAGGTCCTCCTTGGTGATGGTCAGCGGGGGCGCGAGGCGGATCGTGGAGCCGTGGGTGTCCTTGGCGAGCACGCCCCGGCGCAGCAGGCGCTCGGTGAGGGCGCGGCCGGTTCCCAGGGAGGGGTCCACGTCGAGGCCGGCCCACAGCCCGCGGCCGCGCACCGCGGTGAGCGCGCCGTCGGCGACGAGGGACGCCAGCTCGCGGTGCAGGTGGTCCCCGAGTTCCGCCGCCCGCCGCTGGTACTCGCCGGTGCGCAGCATCGCCACCACCTCGATGCCGACCGCGCAGGCCAGCGGGTTCCCGCCGAACGTGGAGCCGTGCTCGCCCGGGTGGAAGACGCCCAGCACGTCGCGGGAGGCGACCACCGCGGAGACCGGGACGACGCCGCCGCCCAGCGCCTTGCCGAGGACGTACACGTCGGGCACCACGTCCTCGTGCTCGCACGCGAAGGTGCGGCCGGTCCGGCCGAGGCCGGACTGGATCTCGTCGGCGACCAGGAGCACCCCGCGCTCGGCGGTCAGCCGCCGTACCCCGGCGAGGTAGCCGGGCGGCGGTACCAGCACGCCCGCCTCGCCCTGGATCGGCTCGATCAGCACCGCCACGGTGTCGTCGTCGACCGCCGCCTCCATCGCGGCGAGGTCGCCGTAGGGGACGACGGTGAACCCCGGTGTGTACGGCCCGAAGTCCGCGCGGGCCTCGGCGTCGGTGGAGAAGCTGACGATCGTGGTGGTGCGGCCGTGGAAGTTCCCCTCGGCCACCACGATCCTGGCCCGGCCGTCCGGTACGCCCTTGACCCGGTAACCCCACTTGCGGGCGGTCTTGACCGCGGTCTCCACCGCCTCCGCCCCGGTGTTCATCGGCAGCACCATGTCCTTGCCGCACAGCTCGGCCAGGCTCCGGCAGAACTCGGCGAACCGGTCGTGGTGGAAGGCCCGCGAGGTGAGCGTCACCCGGTCGAGCTGGGCCTTCGCGGCCGCGATCAGCCGCGGGTTGCCGTGGCCGAAGTTGAGCGCCGAGTACCCGGCGAGCATGTCGACGTACCGGCGGCCCTCGACGTCGGTCACCCACGCGCCCTCGGCGGCGGCGATCACGACGGGCAGCGGGTGGTAGTTGTGCGCGCTGTGCTCCTCGACGGCCGCGATCTCGCGGTCGGTCGCGCCGTGGTCGGCCGGGGCGCCGGGGGTGGGGAGGCCGGCGGGGGCGGGCGTGTCGGCGGGGGCCGGAACGCTGCCGGAAACCGGGCGGCCGGGGGCGTCGTTCGTCACGTGCGTACTCCGTTCGTCGTGCGTCAGGAGCCAGGCCGGGCCTGGAACGGGGCCGGGGTGGTGCCCCTGGTTCCATGGTCGCGCACGGCGGTCCCCGTGGAAACTCCCCCGACGCCCCGCCCCCCGGGACTCCGACGCCCCGCCCCCGGGGATCCGACGCCCCGCCCCCGGGCCCGCGCGGGCGGCGCCCCCCAAGGCCCGCGCGGGCGTCCCCGCGGCGGCCCGCGAGCCGCCGCTCCAGGGGTGTGGGACCGGGCGGTCGGCCTGAGAGAATGGGGGTATGGCCAACCTGCGACCTCGTGCCCTGTCCGGCATCCAGCCCACCGCCAGCTCCTTCCACCTCGGCAACTACCTGGGTGCGATCCGGCAGTACGTCGCGATGCAGGAGACCCACGACGCCTTCTACATGGTGGTGGACCTGCACGCGATCACCGTGCCGCAGGACCCGGCGACGCTGCGCGCCAACACCCGGCTGGCGGCCGCGCAACTGCTGGCCGCGGGCCTGGACCCGGAGCGGTGCACGCTGTTCGTGCAGAGCCACGTGCCCGAGCACGCGCAGCTCGGCTGGCTGATGAACTGCATCACCGGCTTCGGCGAGGCGTCGCGGATGACGCAGTTCAAGGACAAGTCCGCCCGGCACGGCGCCGACAGCGCCACCGTCGGCCTGTTCACGTACCCGATCCTCCAGGTCGCCGACATCCTGCTCTACCAGGCCGACGCGGTGCCGGTCGGCGAGGACCAGCGCCAGCACATCGAGCTGACCCGCGACCTCGCCGAGCGGTTCAACGGGCGGTTCGGCGCGACCTTCAACCTGCCCGCGGCGCACATCGTGCGCGAGGTCGCGAAGATCTACGACCTCCAGGACCCGACCGCGAAGATGAGCAAGTCCGCGGCCACGGCCAAGGGTCTGGTCAACCTGCTCGACGAGCCGAAGGCGTCCGCGAAGAAGTTCCGCAGCGCGGTCACCGACACCGACACGGTCATCCGGTACGACGAAAAGGAGAAGCCGGGCATCAGCAACCTGCTCAGGATTCACTCCGCCCTCACCGGCACCGGAATCGCCGAACTGGAGGAGCAGTACGCGGGCAAGGGCTACGGTGCGCTCAAGACCGACCTCGCGGAGATCTTCGTGGCGTGGGTCACACCGTTCCGTGAGCGCACGCAGGAGTATCTGGGGGACCCCGAGACGTTGGACTCCGTTCTGGCCGAGGGAGCAGAGAAGGCACGGGCCGTCGCCGCCGAGACGCTGGCGCTGGCGTACGACCGGATCGGCTTCCTCCCGGCGAAGCACTGACGCGGCGGCCGCCCGCACGGCGGCGCGGACCGGGCGGGTCGGGCTGTGACGTACGTCGCGGTCCGGTTCGTCCGCGTGCGCGCGACACTGAGCAGGACGAGCAGGGCACAAGCACCACACAGCAGGAGAACGCGCGCGTACGGCCGGGCCGGAGCGTACGACGGCGAGGCGACCCGGGAAGGGGTGAACGCAGTGGGTACCACCACCATCGGCGTGTCCATCGCGGTCCCGGAGCCCTACGGCAGGCTGCTGCAGGACCGGCGGGCCTCCTTCGGCGACCCCGCGGCCTTCGCGATCCCCACGCACGTGACGCTGCTGCCGCCGACCGAGGTGGCCCGCGAGGAACTGCCCGGGTTCGGCCGGCACCTGTCCCGGGTCGCCGCGGACGGACGGCCGTTCACGATGCGGCTGGACGGCACCGCGACCTTCCGGCCGGTCTCGCCCGTGGTGTACGTGCGGATCGCCGAGGGCGGCGCGGCCTGCGGCGAGCTCCAGGAGCAGGTGCGGTCGGGTCCGGTCGCCCGTGAGCTCCAGTTCCCCTACCACCCGCACGTCACCGTGGCCCACGGCATCGCCGAGGACGCGATGGACCGGGCACAGGCCGAGCTGGCGGGGTTCGCCGCCGAGTGGACCGCGTCCGGATTCGCCCTCTACGAGCAGGGCCGCGACGAGGTCTGGCGCCAGCTTCGGGTCTACCCCTTCGGTACCGAGGAGCTCCCCCCGCTCCCCCACCAGCACGCGGCCGCGGCCGGCCGGCCCACCCGGCTGCCGCGTCCCGTCGCCTGAGGGACCGCTCCCCGGTGGTGTTGCCGGGGCTCAGGGGTCACCGCGCGGCGGTGAGATGGCGGAAGAGGGGGCGGGGCAGGTGGCGCAGGGCGGCCATCACCGGGCGCAGCCGGCCCGGCACCCAGATCACCTCGGACCTGCGGCGCAGCCCGCCCTCGATCGCCTCCGCCACCGCCTCGGGAGTGGTCGCGAACGGCGCCGGGGGCAGGTGCGCGGTCATCCGGCCGCGCACGAACCCGGGGCGGACCGCCATGACGTGCACCCCGCAGGGGTGGAGCGCGTCGCCGAGCCCCTGCGTGAACGCGTCGAGCCCGGCCTTGCTGCTGCCGTAGATGAAGTTCTCCCGGCGGGCGCGCTCGCCGGCCACGGAGGACAGCACGACCAGCGAGCCGTGCCCCTGGCGCTGGAGGGCCGCGCCGCACACGAGCGACGAGGAGACCGCGCCGGTGTAGTTGGTCGAGGCGACCCGCACCGCCGACAGCGGCTCCTGCTCGTCGCGCGCCTGGTCGCCGAGCACCCCGAAGGCGAGCAGCACCATGTCGATGTCGCCCTCGGCGAAGACCTTGCCGAGGACCTCCTCGTGGGAGCCCGGGTCCAGCGCGTCGAACGCGGTGACGTGCACGTCGGCGCCGAGCCCCGACAGCTCGGCCGCGGCGGCGTCCAGGGCGGGGGAGGGCCGCCCGGCCAGGTGCACCCGCCGGGTCCTGCGGGCGATCAGCCGCCGCGCGGTGGCCAGCCCGATCTCGGAGGCGCCGCCGAGCACCAGCAGGGACTGGGGAGCCCCGAACGCGTCCTTCATGAGCGAACTCCCTACGTCACAGCGCGAGCCGCCGCGCCAGGTCCGAGGTGATGGCGCCGCGCGGGTCGTAGCGGGCGCGCAGGGAACGGAAGTCGTCCAGCCGCGGGTACATCCGGGCGAGCATGTCGGGCCGCAGCCGGGAGTCCTTGGCGAGGTAGACCCGGCCGCCGGCGGCCGCGACCTCCTCGTCCAGCTCGTCCAGGAGCGCGCCGAGCCCGGGCAGCCCCGCGGGGATGTCCAGCGCGAGGGTCCACCCGGCCATCGGGAACGACAGCCAGCCCGGGTCGCCCGCGCCGAACCGCTTGAGCACCGCGAGGAACGACGGGCAGCCGCGCGTGCTCAGCCGGCGGACCACCGACCGCAGCGTCTCCTCCTGGCCCTGTCCGACCACGAACTGGTACTGCACGAAGCCGGAGCGGCCGTAGACGAGGTTCCAGTCCGGCAGGCCGTCCAGCGGGTGGAAGAAGGTGGCGAGCTTCTGGAGCCGGCCGCGCTGCGCGCGGGGCGCCTTGCGGTACCACAGTTCGTTGAAGAGCCCGACGGTGGTGCGGCCGAGCAGCCCGTCGGGGGCGGGGCGCGGGGCGGCCGGCAGCCGGCGCGGGCGGAAGGCGAGCGGTGCGCGCCGCGCCCGTTCCGGCAGCGCCTCCAGCGGCGCGTGGTCGCCTCGGGTCAGCACCGCCCGGCCGGTGCGGGCGCCGCGGGCCAGCAGGTCGATCCAGGCCACCGAGTAGCGGTAGCGGTGGTCGGTGGCGGTCAGCCGGGCCATCAGGTCGTCGA encodes:
- a CDS encoding helix-turn-helix domain-containing protein, producing the protein MGQWEPLAQRIPMDVRRLATQLRRMKDRSGLTVPALAARTAHPVGAWERALAARQVPPLDAVEVLAQASGADYDRVGELWRLAEKASTGGGDRGRGRAVPNPDPLDPLAESEGLPGRHRQFLLLGTIALLAVGALVAVLLTAGPSTGRAPAGQANPTFSASGGPGTATPSHGGTDGTPRQPGSGSGSGTAGVTGSSDPDTDGGDRPLTSGADPEAHGAGRSGTTAGSAGTAGPVNAGAAGGRTRGAGTPSTVGPTGGSAASGPAAGGGGTSAGASAAPPSAPPPTTPAGPSPSPSPTRSSLCLGLVLLGVCLG
- a CDS encoding malate dehydrogenase translates to MTRTPVNVTVTGAAGQIGYALLFRIASGHLLGADVPVKLRLLEIPQGLKAAEGTAMELDDAAFPLLRGIEITDDPNVAFDGANVALLVGARPRTKGMERGDLLEANGGIFKPQGKAINDHAADDIKVLVVGNPANTNALIAKSAAPDVPADRFTAMTRLDHNRAVGQLAKKTGAAVADIKRVTIWGNHSATQYPDVFHAEIGGKNAAEVIGDEQWLADTFIPTVAKRGAAIIEARGASSAASAASAALDHVHTWVNGTADGDWTSMGIVSDGSYDVPAGLISSFPVTTKNGTYEIVQGLDVNAFSRPRIDASVQELVEERDAVRALGLI
- a CDS encoding PLP-dependent aminotransferase family protein, with the protein product MNARATSGEPEQRDRAAAPGRSGGYDLLIDLAAERRRGAGARAGLEAALREAVRDGRLAPGTRLPSSRALARDLGLARNTVADAYGQLVAEGWLTARQGSGTAVAARQAAPAPPSARRSAHPAAHPAAGSSGTRRADGTRGTHGNGRAAGTAAVPDAVRLPYSLWPGSPDVSAFPRAAWGAAARRALTAAPSEAFGYSDPRGRPELREALASYLARVRGVRADPELLVVCTGFVQAVGLLARVLRARGGRRIAVEELGFPDTRTLLRANGLTTLPLPLDGDGAVVDRLDGTADAVLLTPAHQFPTGVPLSPARRTAVVDWARAMGGLVLEDDYDGEFRYDRQPVGALQSLAPEHVVYAGTASKSLAPGLRLAWLAVPPDLVDAVVREKRMADHHSPVIDQLTLAEFIGSGAHDRHVRRMRLRYRARRDRLVAALGERVPSVRVSGIAAGLHAVVELPATAGPLEELTGRARQRGLALGGLDLLGARADRPALVIGYATPPDHAFGGALDRLCEVLAEFCG
- a CDS encoding carboxymuconolactone decarboxylase family protein, coding for MSASEQTASAPSAPSPAPAAPTATSDASADPAVPAPPRRIDLNAKAPDFYRAMIALDEAASAGLDPVVRELVRVRVSQLNGCAFCVDAHSASARTLGVTEQKLTGLTVWRETPFFTARERAALDLAEAVTALGAHGVPDAAYDGAAALFDEDELPRLIAMCVTMNAWNRIGVTSRLSPRTRA
- a CDS encoding AAA family ATPase translates to MEQPEDHRPSASVDEKVGATASASAPGVLVTRVRIANFRSIPACDVRVGPLTVIAGPNAAGKSNFLDALRFVRDALRLPLEQALESRGGLEGVLHRPSTGAPADFFRIQLDLHVPAEDPDDGSARADASYLAEVGAVADEGGRPGVRREELSLAGRTLSLTPQSASEDRPHNLAASRRRDVVPWHLRAMRFYELHTPVLRDVDQTRRSRGASPLGEQGQHLARVLSALAHGTPAAKDVVDGYIATMIENAAGLDGREIPEADLAYVVGRFLEDGRQKEVDRRSLSDGTLRLAGVLAALYQPRALAGSIPLVGIEEPEISLHPPMLGALYDALAGASQNTQVMVTTQSADLLDNPAADPDHLLVVRDEGHGSVIGPIDETGRRLLADGVLSLPELLRSGEMRPQEGSGR
- a CDS encoding DUF4276 family protein, coding for MNGSYPVIAPVVEGHGEERALQGLLHRLVPHLHEGAYADIQQPYRLPRDRMLRPDHLAQALTVVTARRPSPTAVLVLLDADDDCAVELSARVRDLARESHGHVPLTAIVAVREFEAWFLAGASGLAGHMGLPHDLVPPPDPEAVRGAKEWLSDRMPPGITYRPPAHQPSFAQRFDLEAARAGAPSFDKFCREVARLLG
- the rocD gene encoding ornithine--oxo-acid transaminase, with product MAAVEEHSAHNYHPLPVVIAAAEGAWVTDVEGRRYVDMLAGYSALNFGHGNPRLIAAAKAQLDRVTLTSRAFHHDRFAEFCRSLAELCGKDMVLPMNTGAEAVETAVKTARKWGYRVKGVPDGRARIVVAEGNFHGRTTTIVSFSTDAEARADFGPYTPGFTVVPYGDLAAMEAAVDDDTVAVLIEPIQGEAGVLVPPPGYLAGVRRLTAERGVLLVADEIQSGLGRTGRTFACEHEDVVPDVYVLGKALGGGVVPVSAVVASRDVLGVFHPGEHGSTFGGNPLACAVGIEVVAMLRTGEYQRRAAELGDHLHRELASLVADGALTAVRGRGLWAGLDVDPSLGTGRALTERLLRRGVLAKDTHGSTIRLAPPLTITKEDLDWSLARLHDALT
- the trpS gene encoding tryptophan--tRNA ligase, encoding MANLRPRALSGIQPTASSFHLGNYLGAIRQYVAMQETHDAFYMVVDLHAITVPQDPATLRANTRLAAAQLLAAGLDPERCTLFVQSHVPEHAQLGWLMNCITGFGEASRMTQFKDKSARHGADSATVGLFTYPILQVADILLYQADAVPVGEDQRQHIELTRDLAERFNGRFGATFNLPAAHIVREVAKIYDLQDPTAKMSKSAATAKGLVNLLDEPKASAKKFRSAVTDTDTVIRYDEKEKPGISNLLRIHSALTGTGIAELEEQYAGKGYGALKTDLAEIFVAWVTPFRERTQEYLGDPETLDSVLAEGAEKARAVAAETLALAYDRIGFLPAKH
- a CDS encoding 2'-5' RNA ligase family protein; the protein is MGTTTIGVSIAVPEPYGRLLQDRRASFGDPAAFAIPTHVTLLPPTEVAREELPGFGRHLSRVAADGRPFTMRLDGTATFRPVSPVVYVRIAEGGAACGELQEQVRSGPVARELQFPYHPHVTVAHGIAEDAMDRAQAELAGFAAEWTASGFALYEQGRDEVWRQLRVYPFGTEELPPLPHQHAAAAGRPTRLPRPVA
- a CDS encoding decaprenylphospho-beta-D-erythro-pentofuranosid-2-ulose 2-reductase; translated protein: MKDAFGAPQSLLVLGGASEIGLATARRLIARRTRRVHLAGRPSPALDAAAAELSGLGADVHVTAFDALDPGSHEEVLGKVFAEGDIDMVLLAFGVLGDQARDEQEPLSAVRVASTNYTGAVSSSLVCGAALQRQGHGSLVVLSSVAGERARRENFIYGSSKAGLDAFTQGLGDALHPCGVHVMAVRPGFVRGRMTAHLPPAPFATTPEAVAEAIEGGLRRRSEVIWVPGRLRPVMAALRHLPRPLFRHLTAAR